A single window of Salminus brasiliensis chromosome 18, fSalBra1.hap2, whole genome shotgun sequence DNA harbors:
- the LOC140538811 gene encoding beta-1,3-galactosyltransferase 9 — protein MRACVFRLQTHQWCFLLCNVVLFHALLFGGDVVEEFLLQSAPAAYTDRSVLELRERARKLDLSGTRPNASQLYPISSAPCLHPQDLLFLTVVLSAPGNASQREAVRNSWANQTSVQGVAVRTLFFLGPSPLEAQREAVKEESSRYGDMVQCEGPSSRGGSERGQWERVKLAMRWVLLFCPQARFVVLAEDSVFLNVPALGSYLLGLRTHPDDLYLGRVIHRAAPERDPGKPYHLPFHLYPERLLPDYCSGPAFLMSQDVVRKVYVASDDITLPLPSDVLIGLCARRAGVVATHSARFSGERHIRYNPCCYNFLFSSAWMSAGQLGVAWRDLGEGRGRSCGMLETYYSLVACKAMTYLEKLNLLSTNNTQG, from the coding sequence GCCTGTGTGTTTAGGCTGCAGACCCATCAGTGGTGCTTCCTGCTGTGTAACGTGGTGCTATTCCATGCTCTGCTGTTTGGGGGCGATGTTGTTGAGGAGTTCCTGCTGCAGTCGGCACCTGCTGCCTACACTGACCGCTCTGTCCTGGAGCTCCGGGAACGAGCTCGCAAACTGGACCTGAGTGGAACTAGGCCCAATGCCTCGCAGCTCTACCCCATCAGCTCTGCTCCCTGCCTTCATCCCCAggacctcctcttcctcactgtCGTCCTCAGTGCCCCTGGCAACGCCAGCCAGAGGGAGGCGGTCCGAAACTCGTGGGCCAATCAGACATCGGTGCAGGGCGTGGCAGTCCGGACGCTGTTCTTTCTGGGGCCATCTCCTTTGGAGGCGCAGCGTGAGGCTGTGAAGGAGGAGTCCAGTCGCTACGGTGACATGGTACAGTGTGAGGGGCCGTCGTCAAGAGGTGGATCAGAGAGAGGTCAATGGGAGAGGGTCAAACTGGCCATGCGTTGGGTCCTGCTCTTTTGCCCTCAGGCCCGATTCGTCGTCCTGGCGGAGGACTCCGTGTTTTTAAACGTTCCCGCACTGGGGAGCTATTTGCTCGGCCTCCGCACCCATCCGGATGACCTTTACCTGGGCAGGGTCATCCACCGGGCCGCACCTGAGAGAGACCCAGGCAAACCCTACCACCTGCCTTTCCACCTGTACCCTGAGAGGCTCCTCCCAGATTATTGCTCAGGCCCCGCCTTCCTCATGTCGCAGGACGTGGTCAGGAAAGTGTATGTAGCGTCCGACGACATCACACTGCCCCTCCCATCAGACGTCCTGATCGGCCTGTGCGCCAGACGGGCAGGCGTGGTGGCCACTCACAGCGCTCGCTTTTCCGGAGAGCGCCACATCCGCTACAACCCCTGCTGCTACAACTTCCTGTTCAGCTCGGCCTGGATGAGTGCAGGGCAGCTGGGCGTGGCCTGGAGAGATctgggggaggggaggggccGGAGCTGCGGCATGTTGGAGACGTATTACAGTTTGGTGGCCTGCAAAGCCATGACCTACCTGGAGAAGCTCAACCTTCTGAGCACCAACAACACTCAAGGCTGA
- the ark2ca gene encoding E3 ubiquitin-protein ligase ARK2C isoform X2 encodes MGSADKGARMVLVHVGYLVLPVFGSVRSRGAHFSRHQHSHATSCRHFHLAATATPLPAEFPPAPMPPPQYPEVPPTFLPQALQQQYLIQQQLLQRRRTQERVPLNTHRLRPGYDYSPPLHVPQPITQQPRYLAEGTDWDLSVDAGLSHQYPLQQIPQPYQHYLASPRMHHFPRNNSSTQVELLQLEDRLGSVSRGAVQTTIERFTFPHKYKKRKPLEMKLCEDEEESDVDEKCTICLSMLEDGEDVRRLPCMHLFHQACVDQWLATSRKCPICRVDIQTQLTPDS; translated from the exons ATGGGCAGCGCCGACAAAGGAGCCAGGATGGTGTTAGTTCATGTTGGATATCTGGTTCTTCCCGTGTTCGGTTCAGTAAGAAGCAGAG GCGCACATTTCAGCAGGCACCAGCATAGCCATGCCACCTCCTGCCGCCATTTCCACCTGGCTGCCACGGCAACGCCTCTACCTGCTGAGTTCCCGCCCGCTCCTATGCCTCCTCCACAGTACCCGGAGGTCCCGCCCACTTTCCTACCTCAGGCCTTACAGCAGCAATACCTCATACAGCAGCAGCTACTGCAgcgcag ACGCACACAAGAGCGTGTCCCTCTGAACACACACCGGTTACGGCCCGGATATGATTACTCCCCGCCCCTCCACGTCCCACAGCCTATCACACAGCAGCCCAGATACCTGGCAGAGGGCACGGACTG GGATCTGAGTGTAGATGCCGGTTTATCTCATCAGTATCCGCTGCAGCAGATCCCTCAGCCCTACCAGCATTACTTAGCTTCTCCCAGAATGCACCACTTCCCCCGGAACAACTCCTCCACACAAGTG gaGCTGCTTCAGTTGGAGGACCGGTTGGGCAGTGTAAGCCGAGGAGCCGTCCAGACCACCATTGAGAGATTCACTTTTCCTCACAAGTACAAAAAg cgAAAGCCACTGGAGATGAAGCTGTGTGAGGATGAGGAAGAGTCTGACGTTGATGAGAAATGCaccatctgtctctctatgcTGGAGGACGGCGAGGACGTCAG gcgGCTGCCCTGCATGCACCTCTTCCACCAGGCGTGTGTGGACCAGTGGCTCGCCACCAGCAGGAAGTGTCCCATCTGCAGAGTGGACATCCAGACACAGCTCACACCTGacagctga
- the ark2ca gene encoding E3 ubiquitin-protein ligase ARK2C isoform X1 gives MGSADKGARMVLVHVGYLVLPVFGSVRSRGAHFSRHQHSHATSCRHFHLAATATPLPAEFPPAPMPPPQYPEVPPTFLPQALQQQYLIQQQLLQRRRTQERVPLNTHRLRPGYDYSPPLHVPQPITQQPRYLAEGTDWDLSVDAGLSHQYPLQQIPQPYQHYLASPRMHHFPRNNSSTQVVVHEVRNYPYPQLHLLALQSLSPNRHASAVRESYEELLQLEDRLGSVSRGAVQTTIERFTFPHKYKKRKPLEMKLCEDEEESDVDEKCTICLSMLEDGEDVRRLPCMHLFHQACVDQWLATSRKCPICRVDIQTQLTPDS, from the exons ATGGGCAGCGCCGACAAAGGAGCCAGGATGGTGTTAGTTCATGTTGGATATCTGGTTCTTCCCGTGTTCGGTTCAGTAAGAAGCAGAG GCGCACATTTCAGCAGGCACCAGCATAGCCATGCCACCTCCTGCCGCCATTTCCACCTGGCTGCCACGGCAACGCCTCTACCTGCTGAGTTCCCGCCCGCTCCTATGCCTCCTCCACAGTACCCGGAGGTCCCGCCCACTTTCCTACCTCAGGCCTTACAGCAGCAATACCTCATACAGCAGCAGCTACTGCAgcgcag ACGCACACAAGAGCGTGTCCCTCTGAACACACACCGGTTACGGCCCGGATATGATTACTCCCCGCCCCTCCACGTCCCACAGCCTATCACACAGCAGCCCAGATACCTGGCAGAGGGCACGGACTG GGATCTGAGTGTAGATGCCGGTTTATCTCATCAGTATCCGCTGCAGCAGATCCCTCAGCCCTACCAGCATTACTTAGCTTCTCCCAGAATGCACCACTTCCCCCGGAACAACTCCTCCACACAAGTG GTTGTCCATGAAGTGAGGAACTATCCGTATCCTCAGCTCCACCTGCTGGCACTGCAGAGCCTGAGCCCCAACCGCCACGCCTCGGCTGTACGAGAGAGCTatgag gaGCTGCTTCAGTTGGAGGACCGGTTGGGCAGTGTAAGCCGAGGAGCCGTCCAGACCACCATTGAGAGATTCACTTTTCCTCACAAGTACAAAAAg cgAAAGCCACTGGAGATGAAGCTGTGTGAGGATGAGGAAGAGTCTGACGTTGATGAGAAATGCaccatctgtctctctatgcTGGAGGACGGCGAGGACGTCAG gcgGCTGCCCTGCATGCACCTCTTCCACCAGGCGTGTGTGGACCAGTGGCTCGCCACCAGCAGGAAGTGTCCCATCTGCAGAGTGGACATCCAGACACAGCTCACACCTGacagctga